The stretch of DNA TGCGATCGAAAGTAGAAAGAACGAATATAATTGAAACTATTCGTGAACGTTCAAGAGAATGCAAATAAATCGATATTTTGAACACGACTATGCAAACTgaaattaaaaagtaaaattttatgGAGCGGttacaataataaatttaaatatttttcaataaattccaaaaataaaattcattcaTGTTTACTGAACAGTCTACTGTTAACTGAGGTATCTAAAGGCACATGAAATAATTGAACAAACATATTTTCGTAGCGCTACTTTgtgatttcaaattttcaaatgaacGACAATAAATATCTGTCGTTACTACAGAAAAATTCAAACAACTGTATTAAAATAGTGAATAATCAAATTATCCACCATCAAATTTTGATATGTACATAGTACTTTATTTTTTAGCAGTTTGAAAATTCATACATAAAAAAGCTAGATTCCTAGATTTATATTTAGTATAGTTTGGGTGCAAACGTACataagaataattatttttaaatcgcCCGAGAACTTTCAAGAAAAGAATAAAACCGTGAAGGAACTTCTTTAATACATTAGtgaaattaagaaaaaatttagtttgtacaaagtttaatttaataatgcaatatGTAAAGTTACATAAGATATTAGGAAACAAGTTGTCTTTAATTATCTTCTTGTTGCATCTGTAATTCCCGGAGTAATTGCGCTCTTTGTTTCTCTAACTCATCCTCTGAAAGTTCATGGTGATCTGCATTCTCTGTAACGGATCCTTCACTGTGCGCAGAAGCTCTTCTATGTTTCTCCtcttttcgttttctttctggCGACTCTTCTGAAGATGGAAGCCTCGAATGCGAACGCTGTAAAAAAGATATTGTAAAAGTAAATAAATGCACGCATTTCAGGGCGTTTTTATTCGGAACTTAATGAAGACATGGGCAATAAGCGTTTCTCCTTACGGAATGACTACGTCCTCtcttctttttgttctttttcctttttgacTTCCTAGTATCTGACTCGGAACTATCTGATTTACTAGGAACACTTGGTGAACGTGATTTATGCCGTTTCTTCTTTACGCCTTTTTCGCTTCCTTCAGACTCCTGCCAAGTCACAATTaagtgttaaaaataaaattattttatgagcATGTAATATACTTACACTGTGCGACCTAGATCGTGACTTGCGTTTCACTTTCtttgtctttttctttttacttcTCATATGGTGATGACTACAACTTTCCTCGAGCTCGTGCTGATATTCTTTAAAGATTCGAACTCTTTCACTTTCCAATGTGATTGCTTTAAAGTCTGGCTCCTCCTCGATTTTAGTTCGTAGGTCCTCCCACGTCATCTGATAATCGACGTTGAGTGTCTTCAACAAATTCTTGAAACCTGTTTCCAATTTCTTGAATTTTCTGGTTTCTTCCTTTAcgcgttctttctctctcgcttcaGCTTTCTCAAGTAATAAATTGTACGTCAGTTTGACATTTCCTGCATCCAATGTTGCAGATTTTCTGTCTTCGCATACAACGGTAGCAAACTCTTCGAAGGTAGTGTTAACTTGTACTTCGAAATTCTTGTCCTTTAGAATTTCTCTTATAATCTTTTTCTCGGAATGGAATCTAGATTTTAGATCCTCCACATAAAACTTGAAAAGATCCAGAGGTGTCGATCCGGATTGGCCAAGCATAGCAGAGAATCTCAAATCGGCAGAGAGCATTGGGTAAAGCTCTACCCAAAGCGACATTGATGTTAATTTTCCTTGCTCGTGCAGTTCGTCAAGTAAACTCTGAAAAGTTATAGGAAATTCGCTGTAAATATTACGTAGAAGAGACTCGTCGAAAGCATAACAGACTTTAAAAAGACTTACTATGAAGGCATCTCTATTCTTCCTTTCTTGTCGTTTCCTACGTTTCTTTTCatgttctttctcttcttcttcatcctttTCTAGCTGACGTATATGATTTTCAAACACAAGCAAAGCGTCTTCTTTGTCCATTTCCAATAAATCTGCATCTTCTGCAAAAGCAGCATGTTGCAAAAGTAGTGCCTGTGCTTCCTGCCAAGTTGTCCTGTACGTAACATCAGTCATAGTGTCTAAAACTTGAGCTAATCTCTTGGTATTTCTCTTTTTCAATTGCTTAGATTCTTCTTTTTCGCGTTTAGATAAATTGAAGATAACATCTTCATAAATGTCTCGCCGGTCGGAATCGCCTACGGCTCTCCAAACTTCTAGATTACCATATATTTCTTCACACTTGTAATATTTCGTAGTACTCGTCATTCTATCATTTTCTAGTAAAAACTGTTCCAAGTCTTCTTTTGCTTTTTTTAACCTATTTAATACAGTACAGTTACCTCATTGTTGAAACGACAAAAAATCCTGTAAATTTATGTTACTCACCTCAATCTTTCTTGTTCACGTTCCTCCTTAAGTTTTTGCGTTTTGTATGCGTTGAATGCTTGTTTACGTTCATTCAACTTCTTCATTTGTGGATATCTAGAATCGCTTTGAATTAATTTTACTGCCTGTTCCCATGTAGCATTTGATGGTACATCTCTTTCtcttaataattctttaaatgcTTCGATTGCCTCTTTTTTATCTTTAAATTGCATTTTTGGTTCAGGAGTACTCGTGCGGCTATCATTCGCTGAGCCCTTAGCAGAATTGCTATCGTCGTCTGGTTTTGTAGGTGGTGTAGGAATATTTATTGCTGCAAGTGTTGCAGCCATAGCCTGCTCAATCGCAGACTTTCCACCTGGTTCCGGTGTACTGGTTTGCGATGCATTTGTAATCGCAACATTTGGGGACAAATGCTGCATGGTTACAGGAACTATACTGCAAAAGAAGAATATTGATAATTGTACCTCGACTGGTTCAACACTGATGAAGTTCATAGTAGATAATTCTTACTAACGTGTTTGTAGCACTCGCAACAACTGCTGCAGCAACAGCTGCAGCTTCTTCGGCTGCGATTCTTGTTTTCAATTCTTCCAATTCAGAAGGAATGGTCCACCTTGACTCCTTAGTAGTTACATTATGATAATATACTTTCCCATTTTCTGATTTGTATTCCTTCCAAGGACACTGTGATAAAAGCAATTCACTAGGTGTTTTTAGTTCATCCGGTTTTTCCCATAATGATTGCTTTGTAACACTATTATAATAATACGTTCTGCCATCTGGGGCTTTGTGCTCAGTCCAATCAGTCTTCTTCTCAGCTGATGCTGTAATAGGCTGAACAGCAGATCCAGCATCGCCTGATATAGGTGCTGGAGGAGGAATACCTGGAGCTGTTATTTGAGGAGGTGCAGCTAAAATATAAGAAATATCTAAATAAGGTAAACTTTCAGAACTGAATGGATGTTTTTTAAATAGAAGTATTGACCTATAACTCCAGCATCGGGTGGAGGAGCAGCAGTAATTGGAAAACTAAAACCAGGAGGAGGTATGGAGAATTGTGGCGGCATTATGCCTGGCGGACCAGGTGGCAGGCTAGGAGGTGGTATAAAGGGTGCAGTAGGCATAATAGGTGGTACAAAACTAGAAGCGATATTTGGAGTTGCTGGTGGAAATCCAGGTACCGCAGCAGGTGGTGGTATACCATCATTTGAAGCCTATaacacattttaaaataaaaataaaaattaagacGTTTAAAATGATACATTTATTTCTAGTTAGAAAGATATTTTACTTAGAAAATACACAATTAAGTGACTTGTTAACATTTCTTACAAATGATCAGATATAGTAAGAACAGAACCGTAACTCAAAAACATAATGTAAAACTGAAACGAGTAAATAATTCAATGTCAGTCATATCGTTCAAATGTTAAATTAtgtcattaaaaattattaaacttgAAAAAACTGAATGTGTAATAACGAGGAGTAAGGTTATTAATCGTTATACATAAGCTATATGAATATAATACTATACCATTGTCCTAATCTCCTTTCTGAGTCAAATCATTGAAAATAAACGTAGTTTCTTAAATCAGTagatacaattttttataaattaaagaaTACACGCAGCGACACTGCTACACTATACCTAATTGTGTTTGATTATACCTATAACTATAGCAAAatatatgtgtacatatatatagtgatcagaacattttttatttgccggttttttttttctgtctgAAATATAAAGTATGAATTATGATCGAGTTAAAATAAATATCAACATAACATTATGTTATAACAAATATTGCAACATATCTATCATTTCCATGAAAATACTTTCAAACGTGATAAACTTTGTTATAATATCGTGAGTACATACGTTTTTCTCTTATCGACTGAGTATTGTATATATCTGTTAATGCATATTCGTACATAATTTGTTAGTAACAAACTATTACAGTAAACATTTATGGAAAGAAAAATTGCATACAATAATTTGAAGAAATATAGAATAATTAGAGAATAAAGTATATTGTCTTCAAAATAAATACACACATCTGACAGTTCAGTAAAATCATGTGCGGCAACGATCTACTGACATTAATGTCCATGGCAATAACTGTGCCTACGTATACATGGTTCCACGACAAATTTTTAATACTACATTGGAAACGTATTTTCCCGGGAGATTAAAGTATCACGTATAATAATCGATGATCTACGTAATCTCTGACAATGCCTTTTCGAATATCATAGAATAATGACTCTGACCACCTTTGACGTCGGACATTTATTGTCTCCAATCCCAACCTAATTTCACGTAAACACGTACATACATGAAAAgtgatataatttaattgaaggCACACAGGATTATAATATTCtgggaaaatgtttaaaaaatttaaggacAAGCTCGCAGAGGAAATGAAACAATCACCCGCCAGGCTGCAGGCGAGCATGCAGCAATTGGCCCAGGTTTGACATTTCATTCAACATTGAAACATCAGAACGAAACAATAGTGTACATTATAAAATCTACAATTTGCATTCGTTATAATACGTGTTTGCATTATTTAGTTTAACATTAGCGCGTGCTTTGCGTGTTAATTTTCAGAATTATTCATTATTACTGAAGATCTTTTTAATTCAACAAGTTATTTTAATCTTTATACTGTTCAACGTGAATTTTCACTAACAAAACTTTTTCCATGTTTAGGCTGTTGTATCTCCTTCTTTATCAAACAGTTCCATTCAAGAATTGTCCACGTCTAACGACAATTTTAGTTTAACTGAGGAGGGAGATGGTGAGTTCCCATATTTATGCAACAGTTTCCTGCTGATAAAGGTTTATGCAGATAAAGATAACTACAACCAGTCTCATAAGCACATGTATATAATTAATGTTGTGTCATAGTGGAAGTGAAAGAAACGATTATTCTTTATGCTACATTAGTGTTCTTAATTTATGAAACTCTAAACATTGAATTGTTATGTTATAACCCAGAGGtgctataaatattaatttacagAAACTCCAAAAAACAGTCCTGCTAAACATGGTTTCCAAAATGTAGATTTGATATCACCCATATCAAATTCTATGGCCATATCTAGAAGATCATCGATTAGCAGTGTTACCAGCGACACTTCAGCTCTTTTTCCAATTTATGAAAGCCCTGCTAATATGTATCACTTACAGGTGAAATATTTCAGTAATACTAACCAGAgttgtgcgagaacccgaaaatgttggGTCTGGACAGGTTCTCAACCCAATGCCTTCCTGAACCGTCCTGTCCATCGGGTACTCAACATTTTTCAGATTCTCACACATCTCTAATACTAACCATTGACATTTAGTTCAAATGCTATTGATATTTATTTCTGATGTCCTTGTAGTCTGACATGGATCAATCCGCCAGTGAAATAGACGAAAATATAAGTCCACAATTGGATAAAATTACAAAAGATCAAATATATTCAGCTTACCGAAAAGTACAAACAAAATATCATAAGTATCGTGGAAGGTACACTGATTTAGCAACACACTATCGAGAATTGGAAAGAGTGAAAGGCAAGTTGGAGTCAGTTTTAGTGGAATCCCAGGATAAGGCATTAAGACGTATAGCTGATTTAAAGGAACAATGTCAGTTAGAACAACAAGCAAAAGCTCACTTGGAAGAAGCATTGAGAAATGATATTGAAGAAAAAGATCATATAATAAATACGTTAAATACAAAGGTAACAACAAATTTATTACCGATGTTTATTAttggtaatagaaaaaaatattagaggaaaacatgtttttttttatttttttctattatcaaTAATAAGCAAGATACTTGAAATGCTCGAGTTAGTTGAGAGGAATGGGACATTCTGCGCAGACTATTAAATTCTAACATTATTTCTATGCCAGGTGAAACTTTTGCAAATAGAAGATCTTAAGAAAAAGGATAATCTCATTGATTTGAGCACTGAATCGCCAAATAATTTGGACGAGAATGCATTGTCAATAGAAAATGCGCAACTAAAAGATAAacttaaaaaattggaaaacgtTGTTTTAAAATGGAAAGACTCTTTGAAACGGAATAAAGAGAAGTATATTGAAGTAGTGGCAGAGAAAAGTACATTAGAAACTGATTATGaatcattaaaaaattcttacgcagaaaaggaaaaggaattAAACAACGCGTGCACAGAGGTTAGGAATCTAACAGAAGAAatgaatattttgaaaaagCGAGAAGAAGAATCGGCAATATCGTTAGCTGAAAATAAACTTTCTATACATAGAGAACTGGAAGATAAAGAAGAACAGATCAAACAACTCAGGTTGGATTTGAAACACATGACAGAGTCAAAAGATAGTTTAAGTGAGactattaataaatataaaactgaagtcgaaaaattgaaattactcCATTCTTCTCAAAATTTGGattcagaaaagaaagaaatcgtACAAGATATCTCCAGGGGAAAAACAGAGGCACTAAAACTTATGCAGCAAGAAATGcagcaaaaattaattaatttggaaggAAAAATGGGATCAGATGATGACATCGACAGTAATAAGGAATCTTCCAAAATGttagaaaaatctgaaaatgaaaatacaCCAGAGAAAACGTTGAAGACAGATGGCAACGAAATACTAGAAGAATTGAAGTCTAAATTAGATGAAAAGGAAAATGAATTACACgaagtgaaacaaaaattaggtaaattacaaaaacttaccgAAGAGTACCAAGATGAGAAAGAGAAGTTGTTTACAGAACTATCAAGTTGTAAAGTTTACTGtaaagaattgaaaagtgaacagGACgctcagaaaattattttcgaagaCAAAAAGAAGGAGGCACAAATGAGAATTGAAAAGCAACAAGGAATAATTCAAACCCTTGATGAAGAATTGAACAATATGAGAGCTGCTTTGATGGACAGGGATAGAGTATGCGAAAATTATAGCATTAAAATTCAGGAATACTCGACATGGATGGATAAAGCGAAAGAAATGGCACATGTCCAGGATCAAGAAATAAAAGCTCTTAAAGAAAAAGTACAGAACATTGCAGAACTAAATAGATTAAATGaggaattagaaaataaaaataccaaATTACTTGGAGTATATAGCGAGCTTAAATCCTGTAAATCGACTATCTCTGATCTTAGAAATAAACTCCAGGTTGATGGCTCCAATGCTGAGTTATTGCGCCAAGAAAAGTGTgttctaattaaaaatattgtaaattataaaaattctgttgaaaaattacaagaagatagaatgtatattaaaaataatgtaacggAGCATTTTGGACAGGTTAACAATGAACTTTCTGATCTTAAAAATGTACTTACTACATATTTAGAACAAAATAGTGCTATTCGAAATGATGAAATAGAAAGTGTACAAACTAAAATTCAAGAACTGGAAGAtctcaaacaaaaaaatgacAAATTACAGGCAGAACTAAGAGACACTTTATCTCTTAAATGTAGTTTGGAAGTGGATTTGGGAACATGTAAAGAACAACTTAAAGAAATGTCATTAGTTCGTGAGCAGTGTAATGAActcgaattaaaaaattcagaacTTACTACAAAAATTGATGAACTTCGTTCTCAATTAGAACATTTTAAAGACTTATCTGAAGAACTACAATCATTGAAAATAAAGTATGAGTCTTTACATGAAGAATTCAATCAGGTCAACTCTACTAATCAATTACTGTCTAATGAAGTCGTTGATCTAAAAGAACACCTTCAACGAGCAGTTAATGACACGAAAGAATTAGAAGACTTGAAGCAGAATTATAATCAAGCGACTGAAACTATTGCATCGTTGAAATCTGAAAATTTAAATTGTCATAAATTAGAAGTTGAAGTCAAATCTTTAGAAGCAGAAATACAAcacttaaaaaataatttaaccgAAAAGGATCAAGAAATAAGTACTTTTAACGAAGCATTAACAAGTAAAGACGATTTTATACAAAACTTAAATACTGAAAAAGAGagtaatataaaattaatcGAAGAACAAGAAAAACAAATCACTGAACTTACAAATACACAAAAAACATTACAAAAGACGGTGACAACAAAGGCAGATCAACTAAAAAAGTTAAAAGAATTAGTTATTCCTATTAAGGAAGGACAAGATGCCACAATACAACAATTAAATGAAATGAGAACTGAAAATACTAAATTACTTGATCAGTTAAACACACTACAGAAAATAACAGATACACTGAAATCTGAAAACTGCCAAATCGTAGAACTAAAGAATAATAACTCAACAATTATTGCAGAATTAGAACAGTTGAAATTAATCCAAAACGAAGTcactttagaaaataaaaatctaaaagataaacaaaatgaatttctaaaactTAATCAAGAATTAAACGAGTCTaatgaaaaaatgaaagaaacaatttctgattatgaaaaacaaaatcaaCAGTTACTAAATGATGGTAACcaattacaaaaagaaattgaactatacagaaataatttaaatGAACAAACTAAAgatatagaaaatttaaaatcgCAAATAGCAATATTAAATACAAAGTTGCAGTCTAAAACGGAAGAATTACACTCACACATTAAAGAGTTAACTATGTATAAAAAGGAAACTGAAGAAACTAAGGAACGTTTTGATAAGGAAAATAAGGAGCTACAAAGCGAAGTGTCTGAATTAAAGTTAACATTAGAGAGTAGtaataaaatagaagaaaaaaataaagaacTTCTAACAAGCATAGAGACATTAAAAGAAAAACTTGCCGTACTTACATTGGTtgaagaagaaaataataaactgaaattaaatttaaaatccCTAATTGAAGAAAATAGTAGTTTAGAAGAAGTTCGATCacaaaataacgaattaattaaaatacaattatcTTTAAAGGAGAAATTAACGGAATTGGAAAATGTGAATTGTATCAACACGAAACTTCAATCTGATGTAAACGATTTAGAATCCGAGATTTCTGGTTTGAGGCAAGCCCAGACCAGGAACGTCGAATTGCAACATGAACTTGATACACTAAGTGCTACGAATGTAAAATTACTATCTGAAATAAAAAGTATGAATGTAGATAAAGATAGATTAGTAACAGAATTAgatgaattaaaatttttagttgAGGAGAAAGTAGCAGAATTGAAATTGTTAGATACTAAAAATACAGAATTGTTAAGAGAAATTGAAAGATTAAAATGTCTAATGAGAGAAGAGGAAACAGCAGAGTTGGAGCTATCAAAACATACTATTGAgcagttaaaagaagaaattattaagaaacagGCAGAAACCGATACTCTTAAAGAATCGAATGTTGCATTACAAAAAGAGATAGAAGATGCTCATAGTCTTAAAATTGTGGATGACTCCCTCATTGCAAAATATGAGAAGCTACGAgaagaaaacaaaaagttgGAAGCGCAATTAGATGAAGTGTTAATAACATTCCAAGCAAAAGAATCACAAATGCAAATCGGGAATAACGACTTAAAAAATCAAGCAGACAAATTACGGGAAGAATTGAAAACACACGAAGAAGAACAAAGCATGAGGATAAAGCAATTAGTTAAAGAATTTCAGGCTCAATTGCAAGACAAAGATGAAGAATTGCATGCTGCACTGCAAAAACGATTTGGTATATTCAAATTTCTTCATattacataatttattttcatttttttattattcttctAACTCGTTTATATAAATTATGattgatattatatataatttcttttttagatcACCAACAAAATTACGAATCAAATTTAATTCAACAAtataaagaacaattaaaagatTTTCAAATAGAATTGACTGCAAAATCTGAACAGATTGAGAacttaattttagaaaataaaaaccttATGTCCCAAAAGTCGAAGGATATAAATCAAGTAATGGAGAAAATTTCTTTGATGAAGAAAGAACACAATGATgaaattaaagaaattgaaaagaaatggAAGGCAATTGTGCAACAAAAGAGTGATAAATTGGAAGCAAAACAtgaagaagaaattaatgaattaacaAAAGAATGGCGAAATGAAAGAAAGGTTGGTTAAAATTATCTTGCTACAATACATGTTTTTatctaaaaatcatttttcattttttgttgcTATCTATTTTTTtaagttttcaattttattttcatttatattttttcagCCTGATGTAGAAACTGATTTAGCTTCCAAGGTAAACCTTTCACCCTCTTTTTTTGTTATGTTACTctttataatattaaatttaattttgctATATTTCTTGCTTACATTATCTCTTATTGTAACACAATAAATTGAAATAATGCATACAAATAGAAAACTAATCAGGAATATAATTTTACTTAGGAATTGGAGAGTACTTCAAGAGTTGCAATGGCAGCAGTACAATCAAATACTGGTTCCTTTCATACTCTCCAACAAACGCTAACAGCTCAAAGACGAGAGCTAGTTGAACTTAGAAAAATAGTCAAGTTAAGGCATGATACATTAGAAGATTCAACAGAGATAGAGTAtcttagaaatattttattcgagtaCATGATGGGAAGAGAAACAATGGTGCTAGCCAGAGTGATCGCTGCAGTCGTTAAGTTTGACCAAGAACAAACAACAAAAATACTTAAAAAAGAAGAGGATAAAATGACACTGGTAAAGATATTCAATAAACTCATTGATAAAATTGAAGTATTCTAACTCTAAATTACTTAATGTTTCAGCTTGGTTCTTTGGGTCTTACATAGTGCAAAATAATGTATATAATTTAACACTGTGTAAGTATTTTTGTATATTAGTTTGTaacatatttatttctaaaatatttagaTGGAAAACACAATTATTGTTTCGCCAATATAAATACAGAATAATAGATATACAGGAAAACATAGAAAATACATACAGAGAAAGTTTCTCATAATTTTCCCGGTTAGGTATGTGATAAGGTATAATGATTTCGCTTTCTAGTATATCTTCTACCGTACAAGGACAAATATGAACTATTCATCCATAAACATGGTACGTTCTTAATAACTTTTATAACTATTTATAAATCTACCAATAGACTAAACATTTATTGTTAACAAGAATTGCCTGCGATTTGTGCATGTGCTCTTTCTTGAGATTGATTATGTTATAAAGTGTAAAGGATATCAAAACTAggtaatattttgtaatataatttcattttaaaatttatacaattttatttcgtaaaGGTAATAACCATTATCAATGTACTTGTAATATGTACATAAATTATGTAATTACTATATGTTAATGAATAAAGTCAATTTAATAATGATATTATGTATTGCTCGAATGAGTT from Halictus rubicundus isolate RS-2024b chromosome 8, iyHalRubi1_principal, whole genome shotgun sequence encodes:
- the LOC143356825 gene encoding uncharacterized protein LOC143356825 isoform X2, with the translated sequence MFKKFKDKLAEEMKQSPARLQASMQQLAQAVVSPSLSNSSIQELSTSNDNFSLTEEGDETPKNSPAKHGFQNVDLISPISNSMAISRRSSISSVTSDTSALFPIYESPANMYHLQSDMDQSASEIDENISPQLDKITKDQIYSAYRKVQTKYHKYRGRYTDLATHYRELERVKGKLESVLVESQDKALRRIADLKEQCQLEQQAKAHLEEALRNDIEEKDHIINTLNTKVKLLQIEDLKKKDNLIDLSTESPNNLDENALSIENAQLKDKLKKLENVVLKWKDSLKRNKEKYIEVVAEKSTLETDYESLKNSYAEKEKELNNACTEVRNLTEEMNILKKREEESAISLAENKLSIHRELEDKEEQIKQLRLDLKHMTESKDSLSETINKYKTEVEKLKLLHSSQNLDSEKKEIVQDISRGKTEALKLMQQEMQQKLINLEGKMGSDDDIDSNKESSKMLEKSENENTPEKTLKTDGNEILEELKSKLDEKENELHEVKQKLGKLQKLTEEYQDEKEKLFTELSSCKVYCKELKSEQDAQKIIFEDKKKEAQMRIEKQQGIIQTLDEELNNMRAALMDRDRVCENYSIKIQEYSTWMDKAKEMAHVQDQEIKALKEKVQNIAELNRLNEELENKNTKLLGVYSELKSCKSTISDLRNKLQVDGSNAELLRQEKCVLIKNIVNYKNSVEKLQEDRMYIKNNVTEHFGQVNNELSDLKNVLTTYLEQNSAIRNDEIESVQTKIQELEDLKQKNDKLQAELRDTLSLKCSLEVDLGTCKEQLKEMSLVREQCNELELKNSELTTKIDELRSQLEHFKDLSEELQSLKIKYESLHEEFNQVNSTNQLLSNEVVDLKEHLQRAVNDTKELEDLKQNYNQATETIASLKSENLNCHKLEVEVKSLEAEIQHLKNNLTEKDQEISTFNEALTSKDDFIQNLNTEKESNIKLIEEQEKQITELTNTQKTLQKTVTTKADQLKKLKELVIPIKEGQDATIQQLNEMRTENTKLLDQLNTLQKITDTLKSENCQIVELKNNNSTIIAELEQLKLIQNEVTLENKNLKDKQNEFLKLNQELNESNEKMKETISDYEKQNQQLLNDGNQLQKEIELYRNNLNEQTKDIENLKSQIAILNTKLQSKTEELHSHIKELTMYKKETEETKERFDKENKELQSEVSELKLTLESSNKIEEKNKELLTSIETLKEKLAVLTLVEEENNKLKLNLKSLIEENSSLEEVRSQNNELIKIQLSLKEKLTELENVNCINTKLQSDVNDLESEISGLRQAQTRNVELQHELDTLSATNVKLLSEIKSMNVDKDRLVTELDELKFLVEEKVAELKLLDTKNTELLREIERLKCLMREEETAELELSKHTIEQLKEEIIKKQAETDTLKESNVALQKEIEDAHSLKIVDDSLIAKYEKLREENKKLEAQLDEVLITFQAKESQMQIGNNDLKNQADKLREELKTHEEEQSMRIKQLVKEFQAQLQDKDEELHAALQKRFDHQQNYESNLIQQYKEQLKDFQIELTAKSEQIENLILENKNLMSQKSKDINQVMEKISLMKKEHNDEIKEIEKKWKAIVQQKSDKLEAKHEEEINELTKEWRNERKELESTSRVAMAAVQSNTGSFHTLQQTLTAQRRELVELRKIVKLRHDTLEDSTEIEYLRNILFEYMMGRETMVLARVIAAVVKFDQEQTTKILKKEEDKMTLLGSLGLT
- the LOC143356825 gene encoding uncharacterized protein LOC143356825 isoform X1, which translates into the protein MFKKFKDKLAEEMKQSPARLQASMQQLAQAVVSPSLSNSSIQELSTSNDNFSLTEEGDETPKNSPAKHGFQNVDLISPISNSMAISRRSSISSVTSDTSALFPIYESPANMYHLQSDMDQSASEIDENISPQLDKITKDQIYSAYRKVQTKYHKYRGRYTDLATHYRELERVKGKLESVLVESQDKALRRIADLKEQCQLEQQAKAHLEEALRNDIEEKDHIINTLNTKVKLLQIEDLKKKDNLIDLSTESPNNLDENALSIENAQLKDKLKKLENVVLKWKDSLKRNKEKYIEVVAEKSTLETDYESLKNSYAEKEKELNNACTEVRNLTEEMNILKKREEESAISLAENKLSIHRELEDKEEQIKQLRLDLKHMTESKDSLSETINKYKTEVEKLKLLHSSQNLDSEKKEIVQDISRGKTEALKLMQQEMQQKLINLEGKMGSDDDIDSNKESSKMLEKSENENTPEKTLKTDGNEILEELKSKLDEKENELHEVKQKLGKLQKLTEEYQDEKEKLFTELSSCKVYCKELKSEQDAQKIIFEDKKKEAQMRIEKQQGIIQTLDEELNNMRAALMDRDRVCENYSIKIQEYSTWMDKAKEMAHVQDQEIKALKEKVQNIAELNRLNEELENKNTKLLGVYSELKSCKSTISDLRNKLQVDGSNAELLRQEKCVLIKNIVNYKNSVEKLQEDRMYIKNNVTEHFGQVNNELSDLKNVLTTYLEQNSAIRNDEIESVQTKIQELEDLKQKNDKLQAELRDTLSLKCSLEVDLGTCKEQLKEMSLVREQCNELELKNSELTTKIDELRSQLEHFKDLSEELQSLKIKYESLHEEFNQVNSTNQLLSNEVVDLKEHLQRAVNDTKELEDLKQNYNQATETIASLKSENLNCHKLEVEVKSLEAEIQHLKNNLTEKDQEISTFNEALTSKDDFIQNLNTEKESNIKLIEEQEKQITELTNTQKTLQKTVTTKADQLKKLKELVIPIKEGQDATIQQLNEMRTENTKLLDQLNTLQKITDTLKSENCQIVELKNNNSTIIAELEQLKLIQNEVTLENKNLKDKQNEFLKLNQELNESNEKMKETISDYEKQNQQLLNDGNQLQKEIELYRNNLNEQTKDIENLKSQIAILNTKLQSKTEELHSHIKELTMYKKETEETKERFDKENKELQSEVSELKLTLESSNKIEEKNKELLTSIETLKEKLAVLTLVEEENNKLKLNLKSLIEENSSLEEVRSQNNELIKIQLSLKEKLTELENVNCINTKLQSDVNDLESEISGLRQAQTRNVELQHELDTLSATNVKLLSEIKSMNVDKDRLVTELDELKFLVEEKVAELKLLDTKNTELLREIERLKCLMREEETAELELSKHTIEQLKEEIIKKQAETDTLKESNVALQKEIEDAHSLKIVDDSLIAKYEKLREENKKLEAQLDEVLITFQAKESQMQIGNNDLKNQADKLREELKTHEEEQSMRIKQLVKEFQAQLQDKDEELHAALQKRFDHQQNYESNLIQQYKEQLKDFQIELTAKSEQIENLILENKNLMSQKSKDINQVMEKISLMKKEHNDEIKEIEKKWKAIVQQKSDKLEAKHEEEINELTKEWRNERKPDVETDLASKELESTSRVAMAAVQSNTGSFHTLQQTLTAQRRELVELRKIVKLRHDTLEDSTEIEYLRNILFEYMMGRETMVLARVIAAVVKFDQEQTTKILKKEEDKMTLLGSLGLT